Part of the Falco rusticolus isolate bFalRus1 chromosome 2, bFalRus1.pri, whole genome shotgun sequence genome is shown below.
CCTTCTACAGAGCTTGAACTTTAGGGACCAACAACCTCTCCttctcccaccctcccccccgGCGTCTGtccctccccccttcctcctcagggtCAGTTTTTCGGCGTGCGGgcatttatttccatatttttgttCTATAGCTATACCTATAtatatagataaatatatatatatgtatttgctTCCCTATGCAGTCTGCTTGTTTTTAGTGCTgtgtgcatatttttttttcctggaaaaagtGGCCcctttcattttgcagaatatagatatatatgtttTTAGAGTGGATGTCTGCCTTGCACCAAAATTCTATGGTTTGGCCAAGAAAAACAGGGTGCTGGAATGCAGCAGGCACCCTCTGATTAACAGGattattttgcttctgcttcccttttttGGATTGctcccataaaaaaaaaaataaagaaagaaaagaaaaagaaagaaaagaggagaggggaaaaaaagagggagagagaaaggagaaaaaaaagtttctgtgaTTCATAGAAGAGAGCCCTTTTGGGGATAGGGGGGAGagtgcagggagggggggaggaggggagagaagaggcGCAGACATCAGTGGTGTTCCTCACTGCGAGAGGGGGCTAATTTGgagagtgaaaaataaaaataataataataataataataattaaaaaaaaagcccaagccCACCCACCCAAGCCCTCTCCCCACAACCAACCCCCCAGCACATCTGCAGTTTGGTGCATTACGCATCTCCACCCCGTTTTCCCAACACGGTCTGAACGCACTCGCTCGGATCGACCTTCTCCACCGCTCCCTATTGGTATCgatcttatatatatatagatgcACGCatatatccatatatatataaacacaagCAGTCTGAACGAGCCTGGatcgtgtgtgtgtgcgcgcgcgtgtgtgtatgtgtgtgtgtgtgcgtgcgtgcgtgtgaGTGTGTCGGTGTGAGCGTGCGGCTGTGCGcggcggtgccggtgccggcGGCGGTGGCGGTGCCGGCGGCGGTGGCGGTGCAGGCGGCggtgcccggcccggcccggcccgcgctgcccccgcgccccccggcccggccgcggtGCCCCTCACTGCACGCTGGTCTGCAGTCCGTGGTGAGGGGGTGGCGTGTCGGAGTTGACGGTGCCGACCTGGGAGTAGACATCGTCGGGGGTCTGCTGCTGGATCCCCGGGGGGGTCATCCGTTTCTCTTTCTGCCTCCGattgcaaaaccaaaccctgaccacctccttctccagctgcaggctgtCCGCTAGGTTCGTAATCTCCTGGGCGGAGGGCTTGGGGCATTTCAGAAAGTGGCTCTCCAAGGCCCCCTTGACACTCACCTCGATGGAGGTCcgcttcttcctcttcctgccCTGGGCGGCGATCTTGTCGATGCTGGTGGGGCTGCCCGTGGAGGAGTCGGCTTCCTCCAGCCACTTGTTCAACAAAGGCTTCAGCTTGCACATGTTCTtgaagctgagctgcagggccTCGAAACGGCAGATGGTGGTCTGCGAGAAGACGTTGCCGTAGAGGGTGCCCAGCGCCAGCCCCACGTCGGCCTGGGTGAAGCCCAGCTTAATCCGCCGCTGCTTGAACTGCTTGGCGAACTGCTCCAGGTCGTCGGAGGTCGGCGTGTCCTCGTCCGAGTGCGGGTCGTGGCTGTTGACGCCGCCGTGGTGCGGCGGGTGGTGCCcggggtgctggtggtggtggtggtggtggtgcccGGGGTGCTCGCCCAGCTCCGGCGTCTCGC
Proteins encoded:
- the POU3F3 gene encoding POU domain, class 3, transcription factor 3, yielding MAAATSNPYLPGNGILAAGSIVHADSGGGGGGGGGGMQPGSVAVTSVAGGYRGDPAAKMVQSDFMPGAMAASNGGHMLSHAHQWVTALPHAAAAAAAAAAAAAEAGSPWSGSPVGMTGSPQQPPPPPDVKGSGGRDDLHSGAALHHRPPHLGPPHQGHPAAWGAAAAAHLPSMAGGQQQQQSLLYSQPGGFTVNGMLSPPPGGQSLVHPGLVRGETPELGEHPGHHHHHHHQHPGHHPPHHGGVNSHDPHSDEDTPTSDDLEQFAKQFKQRRIKLGFTQADVGLALGTLYGNVFSQTTICRFEALQLSFKNMCKLKPLLNKWLEEADSSTGSPTSIDKIAAQGRKRKKRTSIEVSVKGALESHFLKCPKPSAQEITNLADSLQLEKEVVRVWFCNRRQKEKRMTPPGIQQQTPDDVYSQVGTVNSDTPPPHHGLQTSVQ